Genomic DNA from Chlorocebus sabaeus isolate Y175 chromosome 6, mChlSab1.0.hap1, whole genome shotgun sequence:
AAGCCGACAGGGCAGAGGAGGACGGAAAGGTGCTGGAACCCGGCAGGGCGCCCGAGATGAAGAGCTCCGTGGGGCCTGGCGTGTGCATGGCTGGAGATGAGGAAGACCTCGGGTCAGAGCGGACAGCAAGCCAGCCCCACCCTGGCCCTGCAGGGCCGGCGCTGGGCTTACCGGTTTGCCAGGAAGGACTGCGGAactgggagaggagagaggaggcggAGGGGCCAGGCTGGGGGCCCCGGGATTCCAGGGCTGAGATGAGGTTCATGACGGAGGCGTCGGGCCCTGCTGAGCCCGCGTGGTGGAGGCCAGTGTCGAAGAGTCCAGAAAGACCTGCCCGGGGACAGAGGGTATAGTCAGCCAGGTAGGGATGGGTAGGATAGGgtcaagagagaaaaggaagaggtcAAAAGCAAGTTGGATCAGGAAAAGGAGGGGATGAGAGAGAAAAGGGCAAATTCAAAGACAAGATGGACAGAACCAAGCTCATGAGACAGGaatgaggggagggaagggggaaaggtGAGACAGTGAAGCAAGACAAGGGGCAATCCAGTCATAAGGGCAGGGGCCCAGATAGGAAATGGTAGACAAAAGTGTGGAAAAATCTAGAAGCAAAAGAGCCAGGGGCaaaagaacagagtcctcaggAAGGCCAGGAGGGAGACCAAATGTGGGTATTTCCAGCAAGGAAGTGGAAAGGATGGTACAATGAAGTCTCAGAAAGACCAGAGAACGAGTCAAAAGGGACTGAGCGCCATGGGaggattcagaaaaaaagatggggagggaaaaagggaaggagcCAATCAGGAAGGTCAAAGGTCAAACTAGACAGCATCCTGTCATTGCCAGTACTCCTAGGAAGGGGGAACCAATCAGAAACCTTGGAGGCAAAGGCAGGGGGTGGAATAAGGCAATGGggcaaaataagataaaagaggGCGGGCCAGATAATTGGGGCCAATCAGGAAGAAAGGGAATCAGGAAGGCAGAATTCAGAGTTCCAAGGAGCCAAAAGAATAGGGCAAACCCAGACGGAAAGAATTGGGGTGGGCTGGAGAGAGGCGGAAAAGCCTGGAAGAGAAGGTGGGATTTGGGGGCTGATGGGACAGGGCCAATTGGAGCGAAAGGGGCGGGGCGAGGCAGGGGCGGACGAATCCGGCGAGAAATGAAGCAGGGACCAGCAGCCTCAAAGGCAACCAATCAGAGGAGACACAGCAAGGGGCGGGCCACAGCACGGGCCACGGCCAATTAGGAGGGGCGGAACTTTCAACAGCCAATCAGCTGCCTCGGGGGGAGGGCCAGCCCAAAGCGGGGCGGGATGGGGGCCGTACCTGCCGGGTGGTGGTTGGTGGCATAGCTTTGCAGTGGGTGGGGGGCCGCGTAGGCCTGGCGGTGTAAGATGTCCGTCTCGGGGTGCGAGGTCCTGGAGCTGCCATAAACCAAGCTGGGGGAAAAGGAGAGACGTCAGGGGGTTCTCCCAAGCTGCCTTCTGAGAAAGGAGCTCAGGAAACCCCCGGGGGAGTTGGGGGGACCCTTCCAGCTGATTGGGGTAGGGGGTGTTAAGCTAAGGAACCGTAGGCCTTTAAAGAGAAGACAAGGGAATAGGGGTACCCAACTAAAAAGCCACAGAAATGGCCCCCACTCCAGAGCCCGAATAAAGAGAGCCCGGATAGTCTCACGTTTACAAACAGGCATGCTCAGAGACGAAACTAACACACAGAAGAGGGTCCAAGGCACAGGAAGCGTCTTGAGTTGCAAATGAGAGCCTTCCCCCGTCGACCCCACCAACCCCCCACTCCAGGCCCCGTTCCGGCAACACTGGCCATGGGGCCAACGCCAAAGGTCCACATGGACGACTCCTCTTCCGTAGACACACGGGAACACAGAGGCCCTGAACTTCATGGGGTGGTGCAAAACAAGTTGGGAGCAGGAGGCAGATCGGTTCCCAACCGGCAACGGTTGGTGGGgggtggagagaagagggaaTAAGACCCGGGGAAAGTACCAGGTACAAGTGTGAACAAGAACACCGTCCATCCCCGGGGGTTGAGGTTCAAATGCATGGGCCCGTGCAATGCCAGGTATGTGTGCAAATGGGTATCCAACTCACCCGTGGGGAAGAAAAGATATAGACGGAGGAATCCCACACGGAATATCCTGACACACTTGGGGTTATGCCCTGCTGGGAAACTCAGGTGTGTTGGGGGGGGAGGTGCTCGGGGGTAGGTGAAGTgtgaggaagcagcaggaaaggGGGAGATTCACAGGTGAACACGCTGCCAGCCACGCACGCACAGGGCCCACGctcagacacacaaacacacacccggGAAACATCCGACTCTTCCCATGCAACGGCCCCAGTCCGTGGCCAGACTCAGGAGGGCAAACGCTCCACTCTTTGCCATCAACTAGGATTCTGTGCCTTTGGGGGTGGGGGCATTAAAGGGGGCGTGTCCCAGATGCCAGACCCCCCTTACACACACAGAACTGCAGCTTAGGAAGGGGGCGGGGCCCCATGCCCACTCTGCGCGCGGAATTCTTGGGGGGGCGCCTAGTGGTGCGGCCTCGCACAGTCCCGAAACAATAGGACCTGAGGGGGGTTCGCGCCCCCCAGATCTGCGTCctaattcttctcttcttcccaccTTAGCAAGAGCAGCGCCTGGGGCGCGGGGGGGAGGGGTCACCAAGCCGGGAATCCAAGGATGGGGGGAAGTCCAGGCCTTGCTTCGCCagtccctcccaccttcccaagGCCTTCCCGTCCGAAATTGTTTTGCACCCCCGTTTTCCCGCTGCAATTCTCCCTTTGCATGCCGGAGCTGGCTTTGGCGGAGTTTGCAATTTGCAAACTGGGGCGGCGGCGTTGTTACAAACCGAGGAAGGCCGCTCCCTTGCAAGCCGGAGGGGAGTTTGCGATGCACGCGTCGCCGGGcgggcccggcccggcccgcctgGGCTCCCACCCCTTGGCCCCTTTCTCCAGGCCACCCTCAGCTCCTTACCTAGCTTTCGCTGACCTCTCGTAACTCCATCCCGCCCCGGCGCCGAGCGGGTCCCCGAAGCCGGCGCTGGGGTAGTTCCTGTCCATGAATTGGCCGCGGTGGAaattggggggagggggagggagggagggagggagggagggggcgcGCGCGCTCTCCTCCGCCGCCGCTCCCTCcgctgctgcttttttttcccccccttttctctctctctttttttctttgcagccGCCGAAGGCCCGGGAAGGCCCCgggcgggggagggagggggcaggggcgGAGGGGCGGGCAAGGGAGGGGGTGCAGTCGCTGAGccaaggaagggggaaggggggtTCCCCCTAGAGGAGGGAAGGGGGGGTGGAGGGACCCCGCTGTCTCCGCCTTTGCCCCGGCGCTTGCGAGAGAAAAAGGGGGGCGCGCGCTCGGGAGGGGGCGTCCCGGGCGGCCCCGGGGTGGGTGCAGGCGCTGGGTGCTCGCTctctcgccgccgccgccgccgcctcctcctcctctgcgcTCACGGTGCAGCCATCTTTGCACAAGGcggctgggggaggggggaggggaagggggggcGGGCGGCGGGGTGTCTGGCTGCGCTCCGCTTCCTCCCACAATCCCgtgcaaatgcaaaaaaaaaaaaaaaaaaaaaaagggagagtgagagagagaccgAGCGCAAGCAGGGCCTGGGGGTGTGTAGGGCGCGTTTGCACAGAAAACCAGTTCCGATGCGCCCGGGATCGcggttcattattattattatttgcattatttctgctttttttgatCTCCTTTCCGAAGGATTTTTATTTAGGGGAAGAGCTCAACTCCAGCTCCCTGGGTGCAATGCGAGCCTGCCCGCACCAAGCAAGCTTGCAAATATGCCCCCCGCCCTTTCCCTGGGTTACGAAGTGCCTCTGTGCCGCACAGGGAGTGCACGAAGACACGCGTGTGCACAGGCGGAGCTCTGCGTGTGCGTACCCTGTGGCACTGGAGGGGACTGTCAGGTCATATCTGCCCATACACAAGACGGCACAGCCGGGGCTGGGCTCCTGGGTCCGAATTTCCCCGCGCGTCTGCCTACCGCGGGGGCGGAACTGACCAGTGCCCTCACGGTCAGGAGAGTGTGGGGGCCCGTGAGGGGCCAGGACACGGGAACACGTTGCCGAGAACATGTGTATATCCATACGCGGCGGAAACGCGTGTGCCAGGGCAGGCCTCGGGCCGGGCGACCCCTACTCCCACCATCCCCGCCCCCCCAAGTCCAGCTTCGGCGTCTACGAGGCCTAGGGGCTTCCGGAATCCGGTGTGAATCAGGGGCATGGTTCGGAGAGCCGGGTCTCGAAAGCAGCTCTTCAGTGAGGCCTCCTGAGGCTGCAAGAGAAGAGGCACACTAGGGAGTCAAAGCTCctgtgtttttttcccctcagccAGGACCACTCCGACCGCCCTCGGCGTCTCAGCCAATCCCGGACCCTCTGGGCACAGGCCCCACCCTCTTATACGCCTCCGCACACACAACGCTGGGCCACGCCCCTAGACCATTGCATGGGGCCCCGCCCCCGCACTCCAAGCCCCGCCCTAGGTAATAAGGCCCAAATTCCAAGTCCCGCCCCTGAGCCCAGGTTCCTCCTCCAACGTGCCCACCCCTCTGCGCCCCGCCCCCGGGCAGAAGCCACGCCCCATACCTGGTGTAGGGGGGTGGAGGTGCGTCGTGTACCCCAGAGGCTGCCAGCGCCTGCTCATAGGTAGGGaggcctgggggttggggtgggggtggaggcaggGGCGTCGGTGGGCCCAGAGGGCTCAAAGGACTCAGAGGGCTGATAAGCCCGGCCCTGGGGACAGCAAAGGTACAGTTAGCAGAGGCAACTTACAGGATACCTAGACTAAGGCGGAAGAGAGGGGATCTAGGAGATGGAGATTCAGGGTGACACTGGGACAGAGCTGGAAGGGAGGTGGACCTCAGAAAAGGAGGGTCACCTTCAGCCTAGCCTTACACACAGAAAAGTGCCTCAAATGACAGTCAGCTacacacaggcagacacagaAATCAGCAACCACAGAGACACACTCTTATTCAGACACACCCATGTGCACCAGATACAGGCAgagcaatggagaaaaagacagCCTTGCCGGATGCAcgtcacacacctgtagttctagatcctcaggaggctgaggtgggaggatttcttgagcccaggaaattgaggctgcagtgagctgtgaacgggccactgcactccagcctgggcaacacaatgagactttgtctcttaaaaaaaaaaaaaaaaaagggccaggcgtggtggctcacacctgtaatcccagcactttgggaggcagaggcaggcagatcacctgaggtcaggagttcaagactagcctgaccaacatggagaaaccccgtctctactaaaaatacaaaattagcaggacatggtggcgtgcgcctataatcccagctactcgggaagctgagggaggagaatcacttgaacccaggaggcagaggttgcagtgagccaagatcacactatgcactctagcctgggcaacgagagtgaaactccgtctcaaaaaaaaaaaaaaaagccctgcaGAGAGGCAGGCCAACACACACCAAACAGACAGAACTCAGCCCATCCGTATAGACAGGAACACAACATAGATGCACTCCTCACCAATTGCCCACACCCACTCAGGTGCTGCACCTGTCACCACTGAAACTGACATACCACAGACACCCAAACACCACAGGCTGCACCGTCGCAGCCTCACCAGATACAATATCCAGAGTGGTAATCCCATGGATACTGGTAATCCCAGTACCACAAAGACAGGCCAGCAGCAAAAGTGGTCAGAGCTCCTACTGTGGGCCAGGTACTGAGGATCTAGACAGACAGAGCAACAgacaccaaaaccagacacaAGCCAGCTCACAGATTCACTCTCCAAATGACGGTGTCCTCAGGTCTTTCATCAGTGCCCATCTGCCCCCAATCCCTAGCACATCCCAacatttcctccctccccttgctctccACCACCACCCCCTCCTCACTGAATACCCCTTACTCTTGGGGACAGGGCTGCTGGCCTCGGCGGCGTCGCCAGTGCAGATACCAAAAGGCTCCCAGGCCGGCCAGGACAATGAGAAGGACACCACACGTCAGTCCCACAGCCAGGCCTGCCACATCCACTCGTCCACGCCCTGCagggaagcagggaaggggaGCCACTGTTTCGGGAACTGCTAcccaccctaacatcaaaattccTTCCCACTGAGGGAAGAGAACAGACCCTGAAGCAGGCAGACCTGGGGTCCCTTCCTAGCcctgtgacctcaggcaattcacctcATTCCTTTCTCTGACCCTCCACTGCGggttctgtaaaatgggaaccatAACCCCTATCCCACTGTGAAAACTTAATGAGATCAGGCTGGATACGTGGCTGATTACAGGCtggatacggtggctcacacctgtaatctcagcactagggaggccaaggcaagtagatcacttaaagccaggagctcaagaccagcctggccaatatggtgaaaccctgtctctactaaaaatacaaaaaattagccaggcgtggtggtatgtgcctgtaatcccagctacttgggaggctgacacaagagaatcgcttgaaccgaggaggtggaggttttagtgagctgagatcgagccattgctctccagccgaGGCAACgagagtgagacttcctctcaaaaaataaaaaaacaatcaccaccaccaacaaaacaaaactatgtcCTGGCCAGtttggtgtggtgactcatgcttataatcccagaactttgggaggctgaggcaggcagatcacacgaggtcaggagtttgagaccagcctggccaacgtggtgaaatcccatctctacaaaaaatacaaaattagccaggcgcagtggctcacacctgtaatcccagcactttgggaggccgaggtggctggatcatctgagatcaggagttcgagaccagcctgaccaacatggagaaaccctgtctctactaaaaatacaaaattagccgggcgtggtggcgcatgcctgtaattccagctactcaggaggctaaggcaggagaatcgcttgaacccaggaggtggaggttgcggtgagcccagatcgcgccatggcactccagcctgggcaacaagagcaaaactccgtctcaaaaaaaaaaaaaaaaaaaaaaaaaaaaattaaccaggcttggtggtgcttgcctgtagtcccagctactcagaaggatgaagcaggaggattgcttgagccggggagattgtgccactgccctctagcctggatgacagagagagactctgtccccctcaaaaaaaaaaaaaaagtcacatgcaCTACTTGggatatgcttttaaaattattcatggtagccaggcacagtggctcacacctgtaatctcagaactttgggaggctaaggcaggaagatcactggagcccagcctgggcaacatagggaggctctaccaaaaaaaaaaaaacaaatttttttttttttttgagacagggtctgactctgcatggagtgcagtggagcaatcgcagctcactgccaCTTGAcgtccagggctcaggtgatcctcctacctctgcctcctgagtagctgggaccacaggtgtgcgtcaccatgcctggctaattttgtgttttgtaactttttgtgtttttttgcccaggttggtctcaaattcctcaagcaatccaccaatctctacctcccaaagttctgggattacaggcatgagccaccactgagCCTGGGGAAAaaatgttggttttttgttttgttttgagacggagtcgtgctgtcgccaggctggagtgcagtggcatgatcccggctcactgcaacctctgcctcccaggttcaagcgattctcctgcctcagcctcccaagtagctgggactacaggagcccgccaccacatccagctaatttttgtatttttagtagagacagggtttcaccatgttggccaggatggtcttgatctctcgaccttgtgatctgcccgcctcggcctcccaaagtgctgggattacaggcatgagtcaccttgcctggcgggaaaaaatgtttttaatagctgggtgtggtgctacaggtacctgtagtcccagctacctgggaggctgaggaagaaaggtcacttgaccccaggaggtcgaggctacagtgagccaggatcactccactatactccagcctgggtgactgcaccgtgtctctaaaagaaaaaaaaaaatggccgggctcggtggctcacacctgtagtcccagcactttggaggccaaggcaggaagatgactGGAGCCTAGGAGGTAGAGAGCAGCgtagacaacacagtgagaccccatctctacaaaaaacattttttttaattatctgggcatggtggtgcatgcctataatcccagctactcaagaggcttaggtgggaggatcacttgagcataggagatcaaagctgcagtgagtcgcgactgtgccactgctctccagcctgagcgacagagcaaccccatttcttttttttttttttggagatggagtttcactctgttgcccaggctggagtgatctcggctcactgcaacctccgcttcccaggttcaagcgattctggtgcctcaggctcccaaatagctgggattacaggcgtgcgccaccatgcctggctaatttttgtatttttagtagagatggggtttcaccatattggtcaggctgcttttgatccaccagcctcagcctcccaaaatgctgggattacaggcgtgagccatcatgccctgcccaaccccgtttcaaaaaaacaaaaaacaaatggagGAATTTAGGGACCCCCCTCTCCCCGCCAACGTAACTAAGAATCTAGAATTCATGTTTGACCTGTTACTAAGGTGCAGCCCTGTTTGCAATCCAAGGCCTCGAGTCTAAGGACAAGGGAGTATAGGGAGTCGTTGGGCTTGGGGAGGCCTTGCTAGCTCTTGCTGCTGGGGAAACTTCCACGGGCACTAGATAGGCGGGCTTTCCTCCAAAAGTAAACCccaaacttttttgtttgtttttgagatggagtttccttcttgttgcccaggttggagtgcaatggtgtgatcttggctcactgcaacttccacctcctgggtttgaacgattctccagcctcagcctcccagctagctgggattacaggtgtgcaccaccacgcccagctaatttttgtatctttagtagagatggggtttcagcatgttgaccaggctggtctcgaactcctgatctcaggtgatctgctcgcctcggcctcccaaagtgcttggattacaggcgtgagctaccgcgtcatgctgtatgtttgtttttgagacatctcccaggctggagtgcaatggtgcaatctctgctcactgcaacctctgcctcccagctgcagtgattcttgtgcctcagcctcttgagtagctgggattacaggcacacatcaccacgcccggctaattattgtatttttagtagagatgggatttcaccatgctggccaggctgatcttgaactgctgacttcaggtgatctgctcgccttggcctcccaaagtgctgagattacaggcatgagtcaccacatctgaCCACAGTAAACCCCCAGACTTTTGAGCCCCTTTAGCAAAAAGCGCAAGTGCAGCTTCAGAAGGCAGGTCCTCCGGATGTGGGCACCTTCAGGTGGATTCAAGGAGCCACTATGCCTCGCTAGGCCTGTCGGGAAATTACCTCCCCTAGCAACCAGGCTCCAGTGTGAGACTCCAGCCCAGACCTAGGGCCTGTTGCTAAGGTGCATCTACCCCTAGCAACCGGGCCACAAGCGGGTGGGGCATCGGGGGCCCAGAGG
This window encodes:
- the PRRG2 gene encoding transmembrane gamma-carboxyglutamic acid protein 2 isoform X2; amino-acid sequence: MRGHPSLLLLYMALTTCLDTSPSGETEQEVFLAPPEAQSFLSSHTRIPRANHWDLELFTPGNLERECHEEKCSWEEAREYFEDNTLTERFWESYIYNGKGGRGRVDVAGLAVGLTCGVLLIVLAGLGAFWYLHWRRRRGQQPCPQEAGLISPLSPLSPLGPPTPLPPPPPQPPGLPTYEQALAASGVHDAPPPPYTSLRRPH